One part of the Vicia villosa cultivar HV-30 ecotype Madison, WI linkage group LG6, Vvil1.0, whole genome shotgun sequence genome encodes these proteins:
- the LOC131614080 gene encoding uncharacterized protein LOC131614080 yields the protein MARPIEYVRDINDSKDLWKIFVRCRHIWSVTSASKKEHLEMILVDSKRSMIQAVVPPYLVAKFKEYLCHGCSYVIQNFKVGSNDFSFKSNDHKHKLVFCGSTSLKKTDNPEIPVNVLNLLSLADIVDDVLGGVVEITQSHVSSDNNKSKVVFLITDNSKYMVVCTLWGIFAIQFNEYWTKNKDAGNMVVLLINARIKEAQGNFPLNVSNAWNGTKLVINDTGFEQVSKLKESFKGDFPKLSDTVVQVSASQNSQYSDFDKFLWKADVLSLAEIGGLQQETTCVTVATLDKFDVGQSGWYYDGCVDCTKSVTLRDGKLQCYAKHISPSPVPRFKLEILAVDGKCNAKFIFWDVDCVKLVGKSAAEIINGLKRSGEYDPLEFPYELDSILKRELAIRAVFQPKNGRLSVIGFRDDPETRSRVKENFRVEEILTNCYFSCSLHLRIIEPTSQDEFPSVSEPLSVSADYDPSASNTNLTPSKRILSESVEEFEGVQLSSTKLIKDIKKEE from the exons ATGGCGCGTCCAATTGAGTATGTGAGAGATATCAATGACTCAAAGGAcctatggaagatttttgttagGTGCAGACATATTTGGTCGGTcacaagtgcttcaaagaaggaaCACCTTGAAATGATTCTCGTGGATTCTAAG AGATCTATGATTCAAGCTGTTGTGCCTCCTTACTTGGTTGCCAAGTTCAAGGAATATCTCTGTCATGGTTGTTCATACGTAATACAGAATTTTAAAGTAGGTTCCAATGACTTCTCTTTTAAGTCCAACGATCACAAACACAAGCTCGTGTTCTGTGGTTCAACTTCCCTTAAGAAAACGGACAACCCAGAAATTCCTGTTAATGTTCTCAATCTACTTAGTCTGGCTGACATTGTAGATG ATGTTCTTGGTGGAGTTGTAGAGATTACTCAATCGCACGTCAGTTCTGATAACAACAAGAGCaaagttgtttttttaattaCTGATAATAG CAAATACATGGTTGTGTGTACCTTATGGGGAATATTTGCAATCCAATTCAATGAGTATTGGACAAAAAATAAGGATGCTGGTAATATGGTTGTACTTCTGATTAATGCTCGAATAAAGGAGGCTCAAG GCAACTTTCCTTTAAACGTATCCAATGCGTGGAATGGCACAAAACTAGTTATTAATGATACAGGTTTTGAACAGGTTTCTAAGCTAAAAGAAAG TTTTAAAGGTGATTTCCCAAAATTATCAGATACAGTCGTGCAAGTTAGTGCATCACAGAATTCACAATACTCGGATTTCGATAAGTTTTTATGGAAAGCTGATGTTTTAAGTCTTGCAGAAATAGGGGGTTTGCAGCAG GAAACTACATGCGTAACTGTTGCCACGCTGGATAAATTTGATGTTGGACAATCTGGATGGTATTACGATGGATGTGTTGACTGTACAAAGAGTGTGACTCTGAGGGATGGAAAGCTTCAGTGTTATGCCAAGCATATAAGTCCTTCTCCCGTGCCCAG GTTTAAACTGGAAATACTGGCTGTTGACGGTAAATGCAATGCAAAGTTCATTTTTTGGGACGTCGACTGTGTTAAGTTGGTAGGCAAATCCGCGGCTGAGATTATAAATGGTCTAAAAAGG AGTGGGGAGTATGATCCGCTTGAATTTCCTTACGAACTTGATTCAATATTGAAGCGTGAGCTGGCCATCAGAGCTGTATTCCAACCAAAAAATGGACGCCTTTCTGTGATTGGTTTCAGAGATGATCCGGAAACCCGTAGCAGAGTCAAGGAAAATTTTAGAGTTGAAGAG ATACTGACGAATTGTTATTTCTCATGCAGCCTACATCTGCGCATAATTGAACCAACATCCCAGGACGAATTTCCAAGTGTTTCT GAACCTCTGTCTGTCTCAGCCGATTATGATCCTTCTGCCTCAAATACTAATCTTACCCCTTCCAAGAGAATTTTGAGCGAATCTGTTGAGGAATTTGAAGGTGTACAGCTTTCGTCGACGAAGTTAATTAAAGATATCAAGAAGGAAGAGTAG